A genome region from Schlesneria paludicola DSM 18645 includes the following:
- the cphA gene encoding cyanophycin synthetase, which yields MNLGTTRALRGPNIWSQLTVLEVEIDNAMHLDKTTQEIDAIRNRAVTMLPELNRPASPDDENETIGRTSSMLLAELVARAMIALQQHAGCAVKFARVSEFKPAGVCKIAVQYCEEPVGRMALAAAAELVKAAIDGQNFDSTARVATIRSLDQQIRLGPSTGSIVRAALARGIPARRLNDRSLVQLGYGCKQHRILAAETDRTSAVAESIVQDKELTKQLLDAVGVPVPKGRPVTSAEDAWAAAQQIGVPVVIKPQDGNQGRGVACNLNTREQVLAAYAAAIEEGDEIICEKFAHGADYRLLVIGYKLVAAARREPPQVTGDGRHTINQLVEEANKDPRRGEDHATSLSKLRLDEIAKGVLQEQGLTVDSIPAAGQIVLIRRNANLSTGGSATDVTDLVHPEVAARVIDGVQMVGLDIAGVDVVCQDISRPLEQQGGIIVEINAAPGLRMHLEPSAGKPRAVGEAIVGTMFKPEDDGRIPIVALSGTNGKTTTTRLISHILRCTGKRVGMTCTDGVYLNDRRLDTGDCSGPKSARTVLANPAVEAAVLETARGGILREGLGFDLCNTAVVTNIADGDHLGLNGIETPEQLARVKRVIVESVSPSGYAVLNADDPLTASMAEYCPGKTLFFSKSPTNPLLVSHRAKGGKVVYVRNNCIMAAEGSWEARIALLDSVPLTFGGLIGFQVENAMAAASAAWTLGVPFEMIRHALETFVNDTQKVPARFNVLQFQGSTIVIDYGHNAAAITALCEAFNKMPHERRVIVYTAAGDRRDEDIIRQAELIANGFDFMVLYEDACTRGREDGEVCRLMRKGFALGKRLRPENVVETRGEMKAIEMTLRQMVPGDLVLIQADQVEEAIAFVQQLLPKLASEQLSVSRK from the coding sequence ATGAATCTCGGGACAACGCGCGCTTTGCGAGGTCCGAATATCTGGTCGCAACTCACCGTTCTGGAAGTTGAGATCGATAACGCCATGCATCTTGATAAAACGACGCAAGAGATTGACGCGATTCGGAATAGAGCAGTCACGATGCTGCCGGAACTGAATCGTCCGGCCAGTCCTGACGACGAGAACGAGACCATCGGGCGGACGTCGTCCATGCTCTTGGCCGAACTCGTCGCGAGAGCGATGATTGCGCTGCAGCAGCATGCGGGTTGCGCCGTCAAGTTCGCCCGAGTTTCCGAGTTTAAACCGGCGGGTGTCTGCAAAATCGCCGTCCAATACTGTGAAGAACCTGTCGGCCGAATGGCGCTTGCCGCTGCTGCCGAACTGGTAAAAGCCGCGATCGATGGTCAAAACTTCGACAGCACCGCGCGCGTCGCCACGATCCGCAGCCTCGATCAACAGATTCGTCTCGGCCCCAGCACCGGCTCAATCGTCCGCGCCGCACTGGCTCGAGGCATCCCGGCGCGCCGTCTAAATGATCGCAGTTTGGTGCAACTTGGATACGGTTGTAAGCAACATCGCATTCTGGCGGCCGAAACCGATCGCACGTCGGCCGTCGCCGAATCGATTGTCCAAGATAAAGAATTGACGAAGCAGTTGCTGGATGCCGTCGGTGTCCCCGTTCCGAAAGGTCGACCTGTCACCAGCGCGGAAGACGCCTGGGCGGCCGCGCAGCAGATCGGTGTCCCGGTGGTGATCAAGCCGCAGGACGGCAATCAGGGACGTGGCGTCGCCTGCAATCTGAATACGCGTGAACAAGTCTTGGCCGCCTACGCCGCCGCGATTGAAGAAGGCGACGAGATCATCTGCGAAAAGTTCGCACACGGAGCAGACTATCGACTGCTGGTGATTGGTTACAAACTGGTGGCCGCGGCTCGTCGCGAACCGCCCCAGGTGACGGGCGATGGACGTCACACTATCAATCAACTGGTCGAAGAGGCGAATAAGGACCCGCGTCGTGGGGAAGATCACGCCACATCGCTCAGCAAACTGCGACTGGATGAGATCGCAAAGGGTGTCCTGCAGGAACAGGGATTGACCGTCGATTCCATTCCCGCCGCCGGCCAAATCGTGCTGATTCGACGCAATGCCAACCTGAGCACGGGTGGATCGGCGACCGACGTGACCGATCTGGTTCATCCTGAAGTCGCGGCCCGTGTCATCGACGGTGTGCAGATGGTCGGTCTGGATATCGCCGGCGTCGACGTCGTGTGCCAAGACATCAGCCGCCCGCTGGAACAACAAGGCGGGATCATTGTTGAGATTAACGCCGCACCCGGGCTGCGAATGCACTTGGAACCGTCGGCCGGAAAGCCACGCGCCGTCGGCGAAGCGATCGTCGGTACGATGTTCAAACCCGAAGATGATGGTCGCATTCCAATCGTGGCCCTGTCAGGCACAAACGGAAAGACGACGACAACCCGTTTGATCTCGCACATCCTGCGTTGCACCGGCAAACGCGTGGGAATGACCTGCACCGACGGGGTGTACCTGAACGACCGCCGCCTGGATACCGGCGACTGCAGTGGCCCAAAGAGCGCACGAACCGTTCTCGCGAATCCAGCCGTCGAGGCGGCCGTGCTGGAAACCGCACGTGGCGGAATCCTGCGGGAAGGTTTGGGCTTCGATCTCTGCAATACCGCAGTCGTGACGAACATTGCCGACGGCGATCATCTGGGGCTGAACGGGATTGAAACGCCCGAACAACTCGCTCGTGTCAAACGCGTGATCGTTGAATCGGTGTCGCCATCGGGCTACGCCGTCCTCAATGCCGATGACCCGCTCACCGCTTCAATGGCCGAGTATTGCCCGGGGAAGACTCTGTTCTTCTCGAAGTCGCCCACGAATCCGCTACTGGTGTCACATCGCGCCAAAGGGGGAAAAGTGGTGTATGTGCGAAACAACTGCATCATGGCGGCCGAAGGATCGTGGGAAGCTCGAATTGCTCTGCTCGATTCCGTCCCATTGACGTTCGGCGGTCTGATCGGATTCCAGGTTGAAAACGCCATGGCGGCGGCTTCGGCGGCATGGACTCTGGGCGTGCCGTTCGAAATGATTCGACATGCGTTGGAAACCTTCGTCAACGATACTCAGAAAGTGCCCGCACGGTTCAACGTGCTGCAGTTCCAGGGATCGACGATTGTCATCGACTACGGACACAACGCGGCGGCGATCACCGCCTTGTGCGAAGCGTTCAACAAGATGCCGCACGAACGACGTGTCATCGTCTACACGGCCGCAGGCGACCGCCGCGACGAAGACATCATCCGTCAGGCGGAATTGATTGCGAACGGCTTCGACTTCATGGTGCTCTATGAAGACGCATGTACACGTGGTCGCGAAGACGGAGAAGTCTGTCGCCTGATGCGCAAAGGGTTTGCCCTGGGTAAACGGTTGCGACCAGAGAACGTCGTTGAAACGCGGGGCGAGATGAAGGCGATTGAAATGACGCTCCGTCAAATGGTTCCCGGCGATCTGGTGCTGATCCAGGCGGACCAGGTTGAAGAGGCGATTGCGTTCGTGCAACAGTTGCTGCCGAAACTGGCCTCTGAACAATTGTCCGTCAGCCGAAAATAG
- the cphA gene encoding cyanophycin synthetase, translating to MIFRKVLALRGPNIWSRHTVLEAWVDLGALKDTSSAHIPGFNDRLMSWLPTMIEHRCSVGERGGFFQRLRWGTYLAHILEHTTLELQTLCGTPVGYGRARETSEEGLFKVAIRYQEESLGRACLETARDLLMAAVFDLPFDIDANLKRLREFADRVCLGPSTNAIVDAARARNIPARRLNAGSLVQFGQGKKQRRIWTAETDLTSAIAESIAQDKQLTKTMLAAAGIPVPEGREVESPEDAWNAAQAIEGPVVVKPVDGNHGRGVCMNLTDEQQIKVAYGEALKEGSGVIVERFASGAEHRLLVVGKKLIAAAAGDAVSVIGDGQHTIRELIELQVNSDPRRGDDETKPLDTLKITPLTMIELEHQGFTPDSVPPADVKVIVRRIDNLSRDVTDIVHPTVAEHVVLAAQVVGLDIAGIDLVTQDISRPLEEQGGVIVEVNAGPGLLMHLKPEVGSPRPVGEAIVDHLFPDPNDNGRIPVVSVTGTNGKTTVARLVTSILKASGRTVGLACTDGITIDGRTIEHGDCAGPRSARNVLLNPILDAAVFEAARGGILREGLGFDKCDVAIVTNIGEGDHLGLQFIDSPKEMFKVKRTPVDVVMPTGTAVLNATDPLVVEMKELSAGSVTFFALDPMHPVIRAHRDAGHRAVVVRDGQVVLSDGTEETSLVALEDLPCTHGGRVDFQTENVLAATAAGWALGLSLNEIRNGLQSFQGNLQDDPARFNVLESAEKTIVVMDGRNRSALAAVIAAIDHFPHSKRSVIYSAEEDRRELDIVQQGQQLGASFDRVFLCEIENGVDRPVGEVTRLLRSGVEEGSRVQAINEIRDWSQAVDAAWRELQSGELLLIQSSTVPKTVKKLQTLLGLEPAEAAA from the coding sequence ATGATCTTCCGCAAGGTGCTCGCTCTTCGAGGTCCGAATATCTGGTCCCGGCATACGGTGCTGGAAGCGTGGGTCGATTTGGGGGCATTGAAAGATACCTCCTCGGCTCATATTCCGGGATTTAACGATCGCTTGATGAGCTGGCTGCCGACGATGATCGAGCACCGCTGCAGCGTCGGCGAACGTGGCGGCTTCTTCCAGCGGTTGCGGTGGGGTACCTATCTCGCCCATATTCTTGAACACACAACTCTCGAGCTTCAAACGCTTTGCGGAACTCCCGTTGGCTATGGCCGTGCGCGTGAAACGTCGGAAGAAGGTCTGTTCAAGGTGGCGATTCGATACCAGGAAGAATCGCTGGGACGCGCCTGTCTCGAAACGGCACGTGACCTGTTGATGGCGGCCGTCTTCGATTTGCCGTTTGACATCGATGCCAATCTGAAACGACTGCGAGAATTTGCCGATCGCGTCTGTCTGGGCCCCAGCACCAACGCGATCGTTGACGCGGCCCGGGCTCGTAATATTCCCGCCCGCCGCCTGAATGCCGGAAGTCTGGTCCAATTTGGGCAGGGCAAGAAACAGCGGCGGATCTGGACGGCTGAAACGGACCTGACCAGTGCGATTGCCGAATCGATCGCTCAGGACAAGCAACTCACCAAAACCATGCTGGCCGCTGCGGGAATTCCGGTCCCGGAAGGACGCGAAGTCGAAAGTCCTGAAGATGCCTGGAACGCTGCCCAAGCGATTGAAGGTCCCGTCGTCGTAAAGCCTGTCGACGGAAATCACGGACGCGGCGTCTGCATGAACTTGACGGACGAGCAGCAAATCAAGGTGGCATATGGTGAAGCGTTAAAAGAAGGTTCGGGCGTCATCGTCGAGCGATTCGCCAGCGGCGCCGAACACCGGTTGCTTGTCGTCGGTAAAAAGCTGATTGCGGCCGCGGCGGGGGATGCGGTCTCCGTCATCGGTGATGGCCAGCACACGATTCGTGAACTGATCGAATTGCAGGTGAACTCCGATCCTCGACGCGGCGACGACGAGACGAAACCTCTTGATACGCTCAAGATTACGCCGCTCACGATGATCGAACTGGAACATCAGGGTTTCACGCCCGATTCGGTCCCCCCTGCCGACGTGAAGGTGATCGTCCGCCGTATTGATAACTTGTCGCGAGACGTCACCGACATCGTGCACCCCACGGTGGCCGAGCATGTGGTGCTCGCCGCCCAAGTGGTGGGGTTGGACATTGCTGGGATTGATCTGGTGACGCAGGACATCTCCCGCCCCTTGGAAGAACAAGGTGGCGTGATCGTCGAAGTGAACGCCGGTCCTGGGCTGCTCATGCACCTGAAGCCGGAGGTGGGAAGCCCTCGCCCCGTCGGCGAAGCGATCGTCGATCACCTGTTTCCAGATCCTAACGATAATGGAAGGATTCCGGTGGTCTCGGTCACCGGCACGAATGGCAAGACCACCGTCGCACGGCTGGTCACTTCGATTCTGAAGGCCTCAGGACGGACGGTCGGATTGGCCTGTACCGACGGCATCACCATTGATGGACGGACGATTGAACACGGCGATTGCGCAGGTCCGCGAAGTGCCCGGAATGTCCTGCTGAACCCAATTTTGGATGCCGCGGTCTTCGAAGCGGCGCGAGGCGGGATTTTGCGCGAAGGGCTGGGATTCGACAAATGCGACGTGGCGATTGTGACAAACATTGGTGAAGGCGATCATCTTGGACTGCAGTTCATCGATTCGCCAAAAGAAATGTTCAAAGTCAAACGGACGCCGGTCGATGTTGTGATGCCGACTGGAACCGCCGTGCTGAACGCCACCGATCCACTTGTGGTCGAAATGAAGGAGTTATCTGCCGGAAGCGTGACGTTCTTCGCCTTAGATCCGATGCATCCGGTGATTCGCGCTCACCGGGATGCGGGGCATCGGGCGGTAGTTGTCAGGGACGGTCAGGTTGTCCTGAGCGACGGCACGGAAGAAACGTCGCTCGTAGCGCTGGAAGATCTACCATGCACACACGGAGGTCGGGTCGATTTCCAAACGGAGAATGTTCTGGCTGCCACGGCGGCCGGGTGGGCCTTGGGGCTGTCGCTGAACGAGATCCGCAACGGGTTACAGTCCTTTCAAGGCAACTTGCAGGACGACCCTGCTCGTTTCAATGTGTTGGAATCTGCAGAAAAGACAATCGTGGTCATGGATGGACGAAATCGCTCTGCACTCGCCGCCGTCATTGCGGCGATCGACCATTTCCCGCATTCGAAACGGTCGGTGATCTATTCCGCCGAAGAAGATCGGCGTGAGCTGGACATCGTGCAGCAGGGCCAGCAACTGGGAGCCTCGTTTGACCGGGTCTTCCTCTGCGAAATTGAAAACGGAGTCGATCGGCCCGTGGGTGAGGTGACGCGTCTATTGCGGTCAGGTGTCGAAGAAGGATCGCGCGTTCAGGCGATCAATGAGATTCGCGACTGGTCTCAGGCGGTTGACGCGGCATGGCGAGAATTACAATCCGGCGAATTGCTGCTGATTCAATCGTCGACGGTCCCTAAGACCGTGAAGAAGCTGCAAACGCTTTTGGGATTAGAGCCTGCAGAGGCTGCGGCATAG
- a CDS encoding S41 family peptidase — protein sequence MLCLTLAKRTLTLWAVGMTLGVICAPDLIAEVRVVKTQQVGVEDEQAAEQEGFELRRSRRWIEAIEFYEKSLKTWPKNEKLSNGLRQAKIHFAIERRYADKSFVETMLPLSRNEAMVYLNDVLEKVGRFYVENIDAKHFVAHGTESLYFGLNNQKFLDRNLPYGESAKIEDFRKKVLYGKYWNKIIRDADEGRRIVLEICNLAQQELNLAPSAVIMEFVFGGCNSLDDYSSYLTPGKLGDLYNNIDGEFVGIGIEMKAESGKGLLLVNVLPESPASEGGAVSGDLIVAIDGRDCRKLSTEEAAALLQGQPNSRVRITIADPGTGDERTANLIRRAVKVKSIQDVQIIDPANKIGYIRMTGFQKNTVQELDDAMAKLKRDGMQALIWDVRGNPGGLLPAAVDVLDRFLSQGVLVSTRGRVSDQNTIYSAHADANDWSGPLVLLVDGDSASASEIVAGAVRDHHRGTIVGRKTYGKWSVQSILPGHADSGFRLTTAKFYSPNGGNYSKKGIEPDVKVADDSDPAVSHRGRRRGRLQDDRDVETGLETLRKQLARR from the coding sequence ATGTTGTGCTTGACGCTCGCGAAACGCACGCTCACACTGTGGGCGGTTGGAATGACGCTCGGTGTAATCTGTGCTCCCGATTTGATCGCGGAAGTTCGCGTCGTCAAGACGCAGCAGGTTGGCGTCGAGGATGAGCAAGCTGCCGAGCAGGAAGGGTTCGAACTTCGACGTTCACGTCGCTGGATTGAAGCGATTGAGTTCTACGAAAAGTCGCTCAAGACCTGGCCCAAGAACGAAAAGCTCTCCAATGGTCTTCGTCAGGCGAAGATTCATTTCGCGATCGAACGACGCTATGCCGACAAGTCGTTCGTCGAAACGATGCTGCCGCTCTCACGCAATGAAGCGATGGTCTATCTGAATGACGTCCTCGAGAAAGTGGGACGTTTCTATGTTGAAAACATCGACGCCAAACACTTCGTCGCTCACGGAACCGAAAGCTTGTACTTCGGTTTGAATAACCAGAAGTTCCTTGATCGCAATCTGCCTTATGGCGAGAGTGCCAAGATCGAAGACTTTCGGAAGAAAGTGCTGTACGGAAAGTACTGGAACAAGATCATCCGCGACGCCGACGAAGGCCGTCGGATCGTGCTCGAGATCTGCAATCTGGCTCAACAGGAGCTGAATCTCGCACCGAGTGCCGTGATCATGGAATTCGTCTTCGGTGGCTGCAATTCGCTCGATGATTACAGCAGCTATCTGACACCCGGAAAATTGGGCGATCTGTACAACAACATCGATGGCGAATTCGTGGGAATCGGCATCGAGATGAAAGCGGAATCCGGCAAGGGACTGCTGCTGGTCAATGTGCTTCCGGAAAGCCCTGCGTCGGAAGGGGGGGCCGTCTCGGGCGACCTGATCGTGGCGATTGATGGACGTGATTGTCGCAAGCTCAGCACCGAAGAAGCGGCCGCCCTGCTGCAAGGACAACCGAACAGCCGGGTCCGTATCACGATTGCCGATCCTGGCACCGGTGATGAACGCACCGCGAACCTGATTCGTCGTGCCGTGAAAGTGAAGAGCATTCAAGATGTTCAAATCATCGATCCGGCCAACAAGATTGGCTATATCCGGATGACCGGTTTTCAAAAGAACACCGTTCAGGAACTCGATGATGCGATGGCGAAACTGAAACGCGATGGAATGCAGGCGTTGATCTGGGATGTGCGAGGAAATCCGGGCGGTTTGCTGCCCGCCGCCGTCGATGTTCTCGATCGATTCTTGAGTCAGGGTGTGCTGGTTTCGACGCGAGGCCGAGTTTCGGATCAGAATACGATTTACTCGGCACATGCCGATGCGAATGACTGGAGCGGTCCGCTGGTTCTTCTGGTCGATGGCGACAGTGCCAGTGCCAGTGAAATCGTGGCGGGTGCCGTACGAGATCATCATCGCGGGACAATCGTCGGCCGCAAGACGTATGGAAAATGGTCTGTGCAAAGTATCCTGCCAGGACATGCCGATTCCGGGTTCCGACTGACGACGGCCAAGTTCTATTCGCCTAACGGTGGCAATTACAGTAAAAAGGGTATCGAACCCGATGTGAAAGTCGCTGATGACAGTGATCCTGCGGTTTCTCATCGCGGTCGACGACGCGGTCGCCTGCAAGACGATCGAGACGTTGAAACGGGGCTGGAAACACTTCGCAAACAACTGGCCAGACGATGA
- a CDS encoding amino acid-binding protein yields MPKNYDSGDETETQTMRGRDWPCLRQFCVFLENRVGRLNDLMRQLESLDTRVIAMSIFDSVDFAMVRLMFNDADRAREKLELSGFLFSENDVVGVQLPEGEKPFHDVCSALVKAEVNIHHAYPLLYRRQGRGAIAMFVDDVDQALQILQEAGHRTITENDLHDDDEYL; encoded by the coding sequence ATGCCGAAGAATTATGACAGTGGTGACGAGACTGAAACTCAAACGATGCGTGGTCGCGATTGGCCGTGCCTTCGTCAATTCTGTGTTTTTCTCGAAAATCGCGTGGGGCGGCTGAACGACTTGATGCGTCAGCTCGAATCGCTGGATACGCGAGTCATTGCGATGAGTATCTTCGATTCGGTCGACTTTGCGATGGTTCGGCTGATGTTTAATGACGCCGACCGGGCTCGAGAAAAGCTGGAACTGTCCGGTTTTCTGTTCAGCGAGAACGACGTTGTCGGGGTTCAGCTTCCCGAAGGCGAAAAGCCATTCCACGATGTCTGTTCAGCCCTGGTGAAAGCCGAAGTCAACATCCATCACGCCTATCCGCTGCTCTACCGGCGGCAGGGACGTGGGGCGATTGCGATGTTCGTCGACGATGTCGATCAGGCGTTGCAAATTCTGCAAGAGGCGGGACACCGTACGATCACGGAAAACGACCTTCACGACGACGATGAATACCTCTGA
- a CDS encoding HAD family hydrolase yields MIRTFLFDMGNVLLHFCHDRMCQQVGALCNVPGLELKQHLFDAGGQIDFERGTTSPDQFHDWFETTFRTKVDRAALAHAASDIFTLNAPIVPVLDELKSRGYRLVLLSNTSIFHYEFIREQFQVLDRFDDFVLSYQVKSVKPESAIYEAALKTIQCDPAECFYTDDIARYVEAARRYGIDAEVFTDVDNLKQQLGLRGIVLHGGVRV; encoded by the coding sequence ATGATTCGCACCTTTTTATTTGACATGGGAAATGTCCTGCTGCACTTCTGCCACGATCGAATGTGTCAGCAGGTCGGTGCGTTGTGCAATGTTCCAGGACTTGAACTGAAACAGCATCTCTTCGATGCGGGCGGCCAGATCGATTTTGAACGGGGCACCACGTCACCGGATCAGTTCCATGACTGGTTCGAGACGACATTCAGAACGAAAGTGGATCGCGCGGCACTCGCACACGCCGCCTCAGACATCTTCACCCTGAATGCCCCCATCGTTCCCGTCCTCGACGAACTCAAATCGCGCGGGTACCGCCTGGTATTGCTGTCGAATACAAGCATCTTTCACTACGAGTTCATTCGAGAACAATTCCAAGTCCTCGATCGATTCGATGATTTCGTGCTGTCGTATCAAGTGAAATCCGTGAAACCAGAGTCGGCGATCTATGAAGCGGCGCTCAAGACGATCCAGTGCGATCCCGCGGAGTGCTTTTACACGGATGACATCGCGCGTTATGTGGAAGCCGCCCGCCGCTATGGAATCGATGCCGAAGTTTTCACCGATGTCGACAATCTGAAGCAGCAACTTGGACTGCGTGGAATTGTGTTGCACGGCGGCGTACGCGTGTAA
- a CDS encoding glutamine amidotransferase encodes MQGSILYCGDTELNGAAAYLAGLMTHWGWTFDYVPSHVPMTTARLDTPRSLLILSDYPAMQFSPDCQELALKKIEQGCGLLMIGGWESYHGLGGDWDGTRLGSALPVDIQTTDDRVNFPQSAWLLPTGDHEIAAGLPWRTCPPAIGGMNQVRAKAGATVVLEAHTYSIKAAEPKNQGEPVLSLTPQDVRPALVVGQHGSGRTASFLSDVAPHWVGGLVDWGLPRVTGQAAGGPAIEVGHDYAQLWKQLLHWTAASRTTNT; translated from the coding sequence GTGCAGGGATCCATTCTTTATTGCGGCGACACCGAGCTGAACGGGGCGGCCGCGTATCTCGCAGGTTTGATGACGCATTGGGGCTGGACGTTCGACTATGTGCCCAGCCACGTGCCGATGACGACCGCGCGGCTTGACACGCCGCGTTCGCTGCTGATTCTCAGTGACTATCCTGCAATGCAGTTCAGCCCTGACTGCCAGGAACTGGCGCTTAAAAAGATCGAACAGGGTTGTGGGCTGCTGATGATCGGCGGCTGGGAATCGTATCACGGCCTGGGCGGTGATTGGGATGGCACACGACTTGGTTCGGCCTTGCCCGTCGACATTCAAACGACAGACGACCGCGTCAACTTTCCACAGTCAGCTTGGCTGTTGCCCACCGGCGATCATGAAATTGCCGCCGGCCTGCCTTGGCGAACGTGTCCACCGGCGATCGGTGGGATGAATCAGGTTCGCGCGAAAGCCGGGGCCACCGTCGTCCTTGAAGCCCATACCTACTCCATCAAGGCCGCCGAACCAAAAAACCAAGGTGAGCCCGTATTGTCGCTGACTCCGCAGGACGTCCGACCGGCACTCGTCGTGGGACAACATGGCAGCGGACGAACCGCGTCATTCCTGAGCGATGTGGCTCCACATTGGGTCGGGGGCCTGGTCGATTGGGGATTGCCACGGGTCACCGGGCAAGCGGCAGGAGGGCCGGCGATCGAAGTCGGCCACGACTACGCTCAACTTTGGAAACAACTGCTTCACTGGACGGCAGCGAGTAGAACCACAAACACGTAG
- the kdsA gene encoding 3-deoxy-8-phosphooctulonate synthase: MMPNNPVQVAQWKCGKGLPLMFIAGPCVIESEELVMQIAHKLAELSSQKNIQIVFKSSFDKANRTSVDSFRGPGLERGLEILAKVRAATGLPVTTDVHEISQAEPAAQVCQILQIPAFLARQTDLVEAVASATAKHGAVINVKKPQFVAPEDMVHVVKKCESFGNANVLLTERGTMFGYGRLVNDFRCIPVMQSFGTPVVFDATHSVQLPGGATTGGRREMVPFLARAAVACGCDGVFFETHPNPDKALSDGPNMVPLAELPRLIDQLTQLRSLACEFETPVASP; the protein is encoded by the coding sequence ATGATGCCTAACAATCCCGTTCAAGTCGCTCAGTGGAAATGTGGCAAAGGCTTGCCGCTGATGTTTATCGCGGGTCCCTGCGTCATCGAGAGCGAAGAGCTCGTGATGCAGATCGCGCACAAGCTAGCCGAGCTGTCGTCGCAGAAGAACATTCAGATCGTCTTTAAATCCAGCTTCGACAAAGCCAATCGGACCAGCGTCGACAGCTTCCGCGGGCCGGGCCTTGAACGCGGTCTCGAGATTCTGGCAAAGGTCCGCGCGGCGACGGGGCTGCCCGTGACAACAGATGTTCACGAGATTTCCCAGGCGGAACCCGCGGCGCAGGTCTGTCAAATCCTGCAGATCCCGGCCTTTCTCGCCCGACAAACGGATCTGGTCGAAGCCGTGGCCTCGGCAACCGCAAAACATGGGGCCGTCATCAATGTGAAAAAGCCTCAGTTCGTCGCCCCCGAAGACATGGTTCACGTCGTCAAGAAATGCGAGTCGTTCGGGAATGCCAACGTCCTGCTGACGGAACGTGGCACGATGTTCGGATATGGTCGGCTGGTCAACGATTTCCGCTGTATCCCCGTGATGCAATCATTTGGTACGCCCGTCGTGTTTGACGCGACGCATAGTGTCCAGCTCCCCGGCGGTGCAACGACGGGTGGCCGCCGAGAGATGGTCCCGTTTCTCGCGCGCGCCGCAGTGGCCTGCGGCTGCGACGGAGTCTTCTTTGAAACGCATCCGAATCCCGACAAGGCACTCAGCGATGGCCCGAACATGGTGCCGCTCGCCGAACTTCCCCGTCTGATCGATCAACTCACACAACTGCGTTCCCTGGCTTGTGAATTCGAGACACCCGTCGCATCCCCTTGA